In Bacteroides coprosuis DSM 18011, the following are encoded in one genomic region:
- a CDS encoding sulfatase (COGs: COG1368 Phosphoglycerol transferase and related protein alkaline phosphatase superfamily~InterPro IPR000917~KEGG: fjo:Fjoh_2881 sulfatase~PFAM: Sulfatase~SPTR: Phosphoglycerol transferase and related proteins, alkaline phosphatase superfamily;~IMG reference gene:2504107170~PFAM: Sulfatase), whose protein sequence is MAKESFSLKKLMPSSKAGMFLKGLGNILLLFIVIGLIVRILFLFNSQTATSFTMLEQLEIFGLGMINDVAMAIILNVFLWLSLIGVGERKYKFPFGYFILGFFILSWIYLTFTNTVFHEYNKSLARILKYLALYKSISFGLRLFIPSIRQKWSYISYVVLIFVYVLAMLTNAVSEYFFWDEFGLRYNFIAVDYLVYTHEVIGNILESYSIIPLLLVLITVAAVITFFMVRKDSVFFRETVSFKTKASVSIAYLVLVGGSMWLVNATKYFQNNQDVFLNELQANGIFKFYEAFKSSALDYDTFYLTLGIHDVKSFIKGRYNCEEGADSYPITYMQPEVHKNIVLITVESLSADFLAHFGNTDHLTPRLDSLIQHSLVFNNLYATGNRTVRGLEALTLSLPPSPGESIIKRPDNSNLFSVGKVLKEKGYTVQYIYGGDSYFDNMGTFFSGNGYEIIDSKDIDKKKITYQNVWGVCDEDLYTKALEVFDDNEKLNKPFFSHLMTVSNHRPFTYPSGKVSISPETKTRSGAVEYTDYAIGDFIERAKSLSWFENTIFIVVADHCASSAGKVELPLDKYHIPALIYAPGFVEPQEVNTRVSQIDIMPTVLGMLNLNYESQFYGMDIFHNVNYNPRAFIATYQDLGYWSGDILTVLSPVKRNRQFQIIQNGFMFEEIPLKTEHEESLDDAISYYQSLELKEWEE, encoded by the coding sequence ATGGCTAAAGAATCCTTTTCTCTTAAAAAGCTCATGCCGAGCAGTAAGGCAGGGATGTTTTTGAAAGGCTTGGGTAATATTCTCTTGCTTTTTATAGTTATCGGCTTGATTGTCCGTATCCTCTTTTTATTCAATAGCCAGACGGCAACCTCCTTTACTATGCTTGAGCAGCTTGAAATATTTGGACTGGGCATGATCAATGATGTAGCTATGGCTATCATTCTAAACGTGTTTTTATGGCTGTCTTTAATTGGGGTGGGAGAGAGGAAATATAAATTTCCTTTTGGTTATTTTATTTTGGGTTTCTTTATTCTCTCATGGATATATCTTACTTTTACGAATACCGTTTTTCATGAATACAACAAGTCACTAGCCCGCATTCTAAAATATTTAGCTCTGTATAAATCGATCAGTTTTGGGCTACGATTATTTATTCCCTCTATTCGCCAGAAGTGGAGTTACATTAGTTATGTAGTACTCATTTTTGTATATGTTTTAGCCATGTTGACTAATGCAGTGAGTGAATACTTCTTTTGGGATGAATTTGGATTGCGTTATAACTTTATTGCAGTAGATTATTTAGTCTATACGCATGAAGTCATTGGAAATATCTTAGAATCTTACTCTATCATTCCTCTCTTATTGGTATTAATTACGGTAGCAGCTGTAATTACCTTCTTCATGGTTCGTAAAGATTCTGTATTCTTTCGAGAAACAGTGTCATTCAAGACAAAAGCTTCAGTGTCTATAGCTTATTTAGTCTTGGTGGGAGGATCTATGTGGCTAGTCAATGCAACTAAATACTTTCAGAATAATCAAGATGTATTTCTCAATGAATTGCAAGCCAATGGTATCTTTAAGTTTTACGAAGCATTCAAGAGTAGTGCCTTAGATTATGATACTTTTTACCTTACTCTAGGCATTCATGATGTGAAGTCTTTTATCAAAGGTAGGTACAACTGTGAAGAAGGTGCAGATAGTTACCCGATAACGTATATGCAACCCGAAGTACATAAGAATATAGTACTTATAACCGTAGAAAGTTTGAGTGCCGACTTCTTAGCTCATTTTGGGAATACAGATCATCTCACTCCTCGTTTAGATAGCTTAATCCAACATAGCTTAGTGTTTAATAATCTCTATGCAACGGGTAATAGAACAGTCAGAGGACTTGAGGCTTTAACTCTGTCGTTACCACCTAGCCCAGGAGAAAGTATTATCAAGCGACCTGATAACTCGAATCTTTTTTCAGTAGGGAAAGTATTGAAAGAGAAAGGATATACTGTGCAATATATTTATGGAGGAGATAGTTATTTTGATAATATGGGTACTTTCTTTTCAGGGAATGGTTATGAAATCATTGATAGTAAAGACATCGATAAGAAAAAAATTACTTATCAAAATGTATGGGGTGTATGTGATGAAGATTTGTACACCAAGGCTCTCGAAGTATTTGATGATAATGAGAAGCTAAATAAACCTTTCTTCTCTCACTTAATGACAGTAAGTAACCATAGGCCATTTACCTATCCAAGTGGTAAAGTCTCTATTTCTCCCGAAACAAAGACTAGGAGTGGGGCAGTGGAGTACACTGATTATGCCATTGGCGACTTTATCGAACGGGCAAAAAGTCTCAGTTGGTTTGAGAATACCATTTTCATTGTAGTGGCAGATCACTGTGCTTCTAGTGCAGGTAAAGTAGAATTACCCCTCGATAAATATCATATTCCTGCTTTGATTTATGCTCCAGGTTTTGTAGAACCTCAAGAGGTAAACACACGAGTGTCACAGATAGATATTATGCCTACGGTGCTGGGAATGTTAAATCTAAATTACGAATCACAATTCTATGGTATGGATATCTTTCACAATGTCAACTATAACCCGAGAGCTTTTATTGCAACTTATCAAGATTTAGGCTATTGGTCGGGAGATATCTTAACTGTTCTTTCTCCTGTTAAAAGAAATAGACAATTTCAAATCATTCAGAATGGCTTTATGTTTGAAGAAATACCTCTAAAGACAGAGCACGAAGAAAGCTTAGATGATGCTATATCTTACTATCAATCGTTGGAGTTGAAAGAGTGGGAAGAATAG
- a CDS encoding hypothetical protein (KEGG: tde:TDE1526 hypothetical protein~SPTR: Putative uncharacterized protein;~IMG reference gene:2504107171~PFAM: BNR/Asp-box repeat), with product MSQLLFHGGELLRISHRNKSELEVSSNKGRTWTTRYKGGTYGEFLDLIWAEDELLGLTTKGLYYSKDMGRTWLKRS from the coding sequence ATGTCACAGTTGTTATTCCATGGTGGTGAGCTACTTCGCATCTCCCATCGTAATAAAAGCGAACTTGAAGTTTCTAGTAATAAAGGGCGCACTTGGACTACCCGATACAAAGGGGGAACGTATGGTGAGTTCTTAGATTTGATTTGGGCGGAAGATGAGCTATTAGGATTAACTACCAAAGGTCTTTATTATTCTAAGGATATGGGTAGAACTTGGCTCAAACGTTCATAG